One Microtus pennsylvanicus isolate mMicPen1 chromosome 3, mMicPen1.hap1, whole genome shotgun sequence DNA window includes the following coding sequences:
- the Penk gene encoding proenkephalin-A: MARILRLCTWLLALGSCLLATVQAECSQDCAKCSYRLVRPGDINFLACTLECEGQLPSLKIWETCKDLLQMSKPELPWDSPDMLKDSSKQDESHLLAKKYGGFMKRYGGFMKKMDELYPVEPEEEANGGEILAKRYGGFMKKDADEGDTLANSSDLLRELLGTGDNRGKESHPQEGTDNEDDNVSKRYGGFMRGLKRSPQLDDDAKELQKRYGGFMRRVGRPEWWMDYQKRYGGFLKRFAESLPSDEEGESYSKEVPEIEKRYGGFMRF; this comes from the exons ATGGCGCGGATCCTGCGACTTTGCACCTGGCTGCTGGCGCTTGGGTCTTGCCTCCTGGCTACAGTGCAGGCGGAATGCAGCCAGGACTGCGCCAAGTGCAGCTACCGCCTGGTACGCCCCGGAGACATCAACTTCCTG GCTTGCACCCTGGAGTGCGAAGGACAGCTGCCTTCTCTCAAAATCTGGGAGACCTGCAAGGACCTCCTGCAGATGTCCAAGCCTGAGCTCCCTTGGGATAGCCCCGACATGCTCAAAGACAGCAGCAAACAGGACGAGAGCCATTTGCTAGCCAAGAAGTATGGAGGCTTCATGAAAAGGTACGGGGGGTTCATGAAGAAGATGGATGAGCTTTATCCTGTGGAGCCCGAAGAAGAAGCCAACGGAGGCGAGATCCTTGCCAAGAGGTATGGCGGCTTCATGAAGAAGGATGCCGATGAGGGCGACACCCTGGCCAACTCCTCTGACCTGCTGAGAGAGCTCCTGGGAACAGGAGACAACCGTGGGAAGGAGAGCCACCCCCAGGAGGGCACTGACAACGAGGACGACAACGTGAGCAAGAGGTATGGGGGCTTCATGAGAGGCCTCAAAAGAAGCCCCCAGCTGGACGATGACGCGAAGGAGCTGCAGAAGCGCTACGGGGGCTTCATGAGAAGGGTGGGTCGCCCCGAGTGGTGGATGGACTACCAGAAGAGGTATGGGGGCTTCCTCAAGCGCTTTGCTGAGTCTCTGCCCTCCGACGAAGAAGGGGAAAGTTACTCTAAAGAAGTTCCTGAGATAGAAAAAAGATACGGGGGATTTATGCGATTTTAA